Within Rhipicephalus microplus isolate Deutch F79 chromosome 9, USDA_Rmic, whole genome shotgun sequence, the genomic segment GGAAAAGCTTCCGTCTTCATGGGAGTCGGCAGCGTTGTCGTGCACTGAGGCGCTTCCTTCACACCGCGGATTCTTTGCAGGTAGGCCCCCCGTAGACGTCCTCGACGTTCTTTTCTGGGCGGTTTCTTCGATAAATACGCAGGGACGTTCGGATAAACGGTGGGGATTGCATTATCCGTAAGCATAGGTCGGTCACGAGGAATTCGCACTGTCTCACCGTTGATAGTGTGGGTGAAAAACCGCACGAGGTACTGTTCGTCGAAATGCAGCTCACAAAGAACTGAGGTTGCTTCCAGTAGTTTGTCCGCACGTGGCACTGCTCGCTGCCAGGCTTTGAAGCGTTCAGGGTATTTGGGAACAGAAAACAACGACACTTGCCGACCGGACTTCCTCGCAGAGACGTAGCCCGAAGAACAGCCGGGCGCGAAGCAGTGCGTCTGCGACGCTTTCCGTTTCACGCCAGAGCTCATTGCGCTTTAGATCACCGCACTCAGTACTGACTGGAAATAAGTTTGTGCGACATACTTGTCACACAAAAAGCGACGAACTCAGCCTGTAAGGCACAAAGAAACACGTGCGCGAAACGGTAAACAAATGACGGAAGAAACAGCGCCAACCCCCTCGCTTCGCTTTCGACAGGCATCGAAGAGCTGGCCGGAGCGCCACTCCGGCTACCGCGGCCGTGTCATGAAACGACGAATCGCTTTCCCTGCGGCGGCGCATGGGCGCTGACGCCAcctccccttctagccaccatagccaacgttactagaatcaGGTCAGTTTCGCAGCTCCCCGCGCGCGCCGGCACGAGCGGCTGACGCGTGAACCAATGGCGCTGCTGTTCCGTCTTGCTTCACATACCACGCCACGCGTCGCGACGCGCGTGTTGCCGCTTAGACACGACAACACGTTTTCGGCGCTCGGTTGcttcttcgcgccattatttagtGATCTATCGTTCCTTACGAAAGAGTTCTAACATGTCACAAGAGCGCCAATAAACAATGCCTTATTGTTGTGCCCCGGGCCGCAAAAGCGGCTACGGAAATTACATTGATCATCATTTCTTTGAACCACCCTGGGATCGCGACGAGTTTAAAAAAAGCCACCCGCATGTTCCCGCGGAAGGaagtcgagtaaatgcgtcgcagatagagggggggggggggtatcgcgtgTATGTTGCGTTATTGGGTATTGTTATTTTATCTTATTTACGGAATGATGACGAAGCGCGTCCTTCAAGGAGTGTTTGgaggctgatgttgggttgtgccccactactggttgaagatAATGTTGCTTCcagcgcatctactcgagtcaaccAAAgggtagccagaaatttttttcgagggGAGTCGGGCGGGGGGCACCTGCTTCATTTCGGGCAaggcacccccttgaaatggtcatttgttATTCTCGATGCTATCCAGAAAAGAATttccgggaggggggggggggggggggcatgggcccGGTGTGCTACCTCCTGGCTATGTCAGGCATCGACACAAACTGCACTCTGTGTAACGAACCGGAAACGGTTGGACATGCTGTGAGTGAGTGCTGGGATCCGATATTCTTTTGGGATGTGGTACAAAAGACCCTGAAGAAATATCTGCCGATAACACCTCACGGCATACGTCATATTTCAATACAGAATGAGGGTGGTGTTCCATATAATATGACGCGATTACTGGGCCTTTACAGTCTCTAGATAAAACGCGTGGCCGTGAGCCACATGGATCCTAAAGCAAAATCGGCACGGGAAACTTCATTGAATGCGTAATATGTGCGCAAGATAGATCGAACCTTTATATAACCTCAAAATCGTATGCAGGTGTTTGATGAATTGGTGAAAATGAACCGTTCTTAAACCGTCAAAATGGTGCAAGTAGACCAATATGGTTTTTAtgaatatgtatttatttatttctcaataaAAAGGTTCTAAAAAGCACACGCGTGCCTGTGTAGTAGAACCCCCGCTCTCCCCGCAAACTGCCTGAGTTCGACCCCCACTCAGGCCTTGAACTTTTTATATTTGCATCTTGCTCAATTTTCCAGTCGCGCCCAAGATGattctttttcgctcacaaccaacggaaTCGACGCCGACacgagaatttctgcgaaacgaactctttaacgctgtcgcgttaaaattgGGCACAGATGCTGTGCCGCAGGGATGGGCGGCTGATTCACAAGTCCGCTACATGTGAGTGACATTTTGAGGTGGACGATAATGTCAAATATCATAAGTACATTATAAATGGGAAATGAAATACTTCCACCTCGAGGAAAATGGGCGCTAGTGCCAAAAACATTACCTCGCTTTTTTCCCGGTCTGCCAGAGTGCATATCGAAGGCACATGTAACGACAAGAACAAGgaggtcacacacacacacacacacgtgctagGGATGAGCTCATGCCAGAAAAAGAAATAGGGAAGTCATGGTCACGGAGTCGGTCGAGTGATGCGTGCAGGAGCCAAAAATTAATCGATGAGGCCGTGTCAGGGATGACGTGTGGTGTTTTTCTACTGCAGAAATCTTGCACCAAGAGCTGCTACTACAAAAAACTGTTATTGTGGAATGAGGTGGTAGCTCTAGATTGTGCCCACAACTATTAGTGTTCATCTTAAACACTGTAAAGTGTTTACAAAGCGGCCTACTAGCTTTCTCTGCCTCTCCTACGGAGGCCACTGCTAGCCAGAAAGCCTTCAAAGGTGGTGAAAACCAGAAAACAAAAGGTCCGCAACCTCTCGAAGAGGTTTGCCCGTGCGGCTGCCTCAAAAAGGAAAAAACATAAGGAGATCCTGGCTCTTGAGTGAGAGCTTTCCGAAGTTTTGAATGAGGGAATCGAAAATACCCTTGCTGAGCTTCCTCATTTGCTAAGGCTTCCATTTATGACATCACTAATGTAACTAGTGTTCGGCAATAACCCAGCGAAATTATTCGAGAAAGATGGCTAATACTTTAGCCATCTTTCGCGCGAGAGTTGGCATGATAACTACAGTTTTTTATTGCCCTCATGAGAGAATTCTTTCGCGAGAAAGATGGCTGAAAAACTACACAATATAAAAGAATGCCACCTTGAGCAAACTGCATTTCTAAAAAGTGTTTTGATAATAGCGCAGTGGACATTTCGCTGGGAAATTTTGCACGCCGACGAACACTGGAAAGAACGTGAATGATGCACAGCTCATTACAAAATTAACTACGCTTAAGATGAGCCACCAATATAGAAGGACGATCGCATACTAACAACTCGTCCTGTGTACTTCTATTCTCGCCTCTTGTGTTTCAAGCACTCTTATTTTTATAATGTGTTGCGAACTAGCGCACAATACAATCTTCTCAGGCACAGCCGATTCCGCCCGAAAACAGCGTTCCGGGTactgtttgtaaaaaaaataagtaaagaaataaataataattagttTCCCGATTGGAAGGGCTCCTGACTATTAGCGGTGATCATGAAACAGATGTTTTACAAATTTTCGTTTTTGAAGTAGTTGAGTTGACCGCTCAAGTGTCAATGGTGAATCTCGGTTATCACTACTGACGAGAGCTGCGACGAGAATGCCAATCACTCgcgctgcagcagacgacgcgcgcggcttgaagcaaaatggcacagcagcgccactagttctcgcGTCGGCCACCACGGCCACTTCAGAGAGCGCGCGCCTACGGGGAGCTCCGAAACTgacctggttctagtaacgttgaccATAGCTACGTCGGACAAACCGGTCATTGCTTGAATGACCGGCTGCGTGAGCATCATTACAATGTAAAAAAACAGTGAAGGTGGGTTCTTAGCAGTACATTGTAAAAAGTGTGTTGTGTGCCCCTGTTCGACACGTGCGGGGTTTTGTCAAGAAATGGGAATCAGCTTACACGCCAGATAATAGAGGCAGGAGAGATTGAAAAGTTGGGTGACAGGTCGAGCTGATGAAGAAGCTGATCGAGCTGATGAAGAAGGAATTTGACTTCCTTGGTGTCCGTTAGGATGCGTAGTAATGTTGCGGGTACTTCTGCGCAGGAGTTGTGCTCAGCGTTGTGCCCTATAAGTGGTGTTGTGATCACAAAAATAAAGTAATGAAAGTAGcgctatctgtgtgtgtgtgtcctttctttgtgtattcgtattcactgcgctcttacccttcttaaacatggaataccAGCATGcccatcatgtttttttttgtttaacaaTACAATTTTTTCTTAATATTCAGGTTGCATGGACAACAGTGGGCACTACTACTTGCACTACATGTTTTATTCAACATGACAGAAATATGCATTAAGTGGCATGTACCGTTTCCCTGCTtcatatttcaatttttttcaaaacagcCCAACACAATTTTGAACGTTATATTACCCATTAGTCTGGGAGGGACAACTGCGCTACCTACTTTTTAATGTGTCAAGGACTCAAGGCTCacgccaacgttactagaatagctattctatacccggcgacaactttctgtggcagcacggcgaaggctacgtgggcggagcctatgcacatgtgctactgcgccaagtagtccgaccacttcgacgggtgtttcggtttcgatttcaccagTGCAGTCCGCGTCGGCttgcgtttgctcgcgtttcgctgcaggaAACGCGAGTCGCATCTTTGGGAACTCGAGAGCAATTCTTAATAATATTGTGACGTGATTTACTGACGCGTGGACCCAGGTTGCTGGGTGAATGATACATTCAATTATTCATGTAATGGTTACACAACTCATCATGCACGTACCGTTTTGCACGTAACGTCGAGCTTAATCCGGAAGACACTGCGCTCGCTAACCCCAGTGAGCTCGCTGACTTTCCGACATGCGGCTCTCACAGACAGCTGCGGGTCGCTTTTCCTTACTTGCGCGTAAACGTTGTACGCCACCTTCTTGGCCTGTacggacagcttttgatttgacaacgcctggtacggctgcgcagctggtggactcgcggcacgcggcggtgtttcctccgtaagcgacgttgacgagctgtaaccggcggacgccatctttgacagtgagCAATGCGGTGAGGTAAACAAGCGACGGAAGCCAAAAAACCCCcaaaaaacctgagagagcgtgaaacgaaattttttctactgtgcaacgtttttattcactaattaaaaaataaatccgcgaaaaatgtaagtgacgaatggtaaaatcttagttacccagaacagtatacaaacgttttcgttgagggactacatgctgtggcgcagtaagacaagcgtgcttcggctccgtagccttggctgtgctgccacagaaagttgtcgcggggtatAGTAACGTTGGCTCACGCTATGCGCATTTCAGTGTCCTTCTTAAATGCGGAGTTGCGTCTGGGGAACGTCCAGACTCTAACCACTCTGCTCTACTACATGAGTTTCATAAGCACTGTGCACGTTAACAGCGCGCACAGCTGGCAGTGCGTCGCGTGATATAAAAAGAAATAAGGTGGCAAAGGACCCTTGAGTAAACGCGCGGCGTAACGAGAAACAGCACACCATCACAAAACAACTAACATTGAAACAAGTTCGTCTCATCTTAGTTTACGCGCGGAGCACAGAAGATCACAGCGTGAATTCCACGGGTGATACGACCCACTCACCTTTAGACAGCTGACATCCGGAGTAGTCCAAGTGGCGCGCCTTCTTCGCCGACCGACAGCCCACACGAACGcgtaataaataaattaaaaatcgGAGCACACCAGCTGCCTAAGAACCACGACCTACTGTATTttactgacctgcccagcgagcgaagcgcCAACACGCCCTTTCTGGTATTGGTGCCTGCCGCTATGCGCCTTGTAGCGCTGCAACTTACTTCATCAAACATATCACCTtgtacaccaaatcagggagtacaaggtgatatgggatggacatcatttgagggcagcgaagctagcagcaagataaaacttgagaagcgattgagagaaatgggggaagagcgttgggctaggcaggtttttagctacttgtacatgaagaatgtcgatacaaaatggaggaagcgaaccaggaagttgactggtaaatacttagaaaacagcaagtggccaaaccaaaaagaactatcggttaagtagaaagtgaaggaaacggagactgacatgtggagaatgggcatgattaagaagtccgcactagagatctatcgaacttttaagcaggaaattgccaaggaaaggatctatgatgatactcggggtagttctctactgtttgaggcaaggacgggagtactgcgaaccaagacatatcgggccaaatacgaaggggtagacacagtatgcagtgcgtgtagagaggaagaagaaactgccgaacacttgataatgttctgtaaaggatgatggcgcagagtttttcaaagcactggggtttagggaccgggagggcaaaataaactttaagcttgtagacttaactagaaggaggttatctgattggtggctaaagtcaaggcacgagtgaaaattaaactcttcactgcaaagtacgaatcctcaaactcattttttaaggaaaaaaaataaatataatttttggttcattaggtattacggcatggtggcgctagccaccgcccgatcttaaggtccctagatgaaacaagttagGGGCCttacccgatctaaagggtacagcaatATCCATTCATCCGcactaaagtccctgaaaaataaactaaagtggTGGTgctggtagtggttacaatgaagaggaaaaaggcacctaatttctgtctgccttcaggcgacacggcgcagtgccttataggggtggggggaaggagggataaaaagaatagaaggaaaatagacggagaagaagacagacaagcgagagaaaaaagaaggagataggaaagtggggatccggtcgaagcagtccaagggcggggcgccacaatgcgagagctgcacggcttcaggagaccgcggagggcgaaccagtcggcgggagctacgctgaagtcggagatcgcgagggcacaaccgtccagcttgaaatcctgcgagcgaagtggtggtggttgtggttagaagatgagaaaaggcacctaatttctgcaacccggtcgggagcacggcgcagtgcctgagcgaagtagcgccattcgtgtcaatgtgcagtctgcagactcctctcccctcgcgtgcattgcagatagtaaacgacgctagttgaggggctgtatggctcctggccgcaaaggtgagcttgtgctcatgtttccgttaaagagcttgtgctcatgtttccgtttaagaatagaaggaaaatagacggagaagaagacagacaagcgagagaggaaaaaaaaaaaggaggagataggaaagtggggatccggtcgaagcagtccaagggcggggcgccacaatgcgagagctgcacggcttcaggagaccgcggagggcgaaccagtcggcgggagctacgctgaagtcggagatcgcgagggcacaaccgtccagcttgaaatcctgcgagcgaagtagcgccattcgtgtcaatgtgcagtctgcagactcctctcccctcgcgtgcattgCAGATAGTAAACGACGCTAGTTGAGGGGCTGTATGGCTCCTGGCCGCAAAGGTGAGCTTGTGCTCATGTTTCCGTTAAAGAGCTTGTGCTCATGTTTCCGTTTAAGGACGCTGCGGTTCTAGGCGATGCACCAAAAGAGtaattgagaaagaaaaaaatataaaaagtaacgTTAAATACAACGATGTGACGTGTATATAAGCAAGTGGCATGCAGTGGCAAAAGACATTACCGCAAGCAGGCAATACTCAACGCGATAGCCCACCGTTTGCATGCAGACGCGCTCAGCGGTGACGCTCTCGATGGCAGCGCCACTGCTGTCCGTGTGATAAACTCGGCGGTGCtaagaatctgcagcatgacgcactaacctttgtgaaggtatcgcaaacgccattttgtttgtccactttcgcgGTGTTTGTGGCTAGGCGTGCGCGCTTGGTATTGTTGTGTAGCCGGAGTTCGACCGCGCGTGAGTGTGTGCACGGTAATACTGCACGTTTCGGGATGCCGACCTGCTGTGCCAGCGGTTGCAAAAGCAGGTGCAGCAGAGGAAAGAAGCTATTTTCGCTTCCGCGAGGAAAAGACAATGCCGCTCGGCAAGAAGTGTGGCTCTAGCGTATCGGAAGGACTGACTTGGACCCTGTATCGTCGCggctttgtgaggtgagtaccggcgagctaaactctatcgtttcgcttgtattcgtgtttacagtgttgcggtactgtcaagctcgagcatcacacaaagagagtaaccgcgtcgatggtaaacgtgcatgccagttgaaacgcgtgccgcgtttagtgccgtgtaaacgttgcgtctctggcttgatccatgccgaccgcggcggctgcattttcgattgaggcggaaatgttggggcCTGTGCACTCAGTATTATATGCACGTTATTGAAtaccaggttgtcgaaatttccgtagccctccaaaagggcgtccctcataatcaaattgtggttctggaacgttaaacgccagatattattattatcattattactcGTTTGATCCAGAAATAATCGTCGACTATGTTACAAAGTACATGTAATGGATACATTCAAGTGCTAAACTAAACTTTATTTATTGGCCGACGCATAGTTAAATGACTCCCGCGTGTATGTGTTTATGGGTTTAAGGACTTTATGTATAAAGGCGTGGGCAGCGACCTGAATGTCGCATCATTTCGTTTAAGCATGTGCTCCAGCGCGCTCAGTATTCAGAAGCTCTGTGGTTGAAATAAGGACATGCAAGGCTAAATGGTGCGTATTTCTACATACTGTACGCACCGTGTGCTAGTCTGGTGGGAAGAGAATGTGGCAAACAGTGCGTAGTCGTGTACGTGTTGACACTAAagttattttagttttttttttagagcgTGCTGTTTCATTGTGTAACAGTAGCCGCGAATATTTCCTTACCTAGGACCACTTCACTGCGGACCAATTTGAGCCGATACTGCTGCGCAAGTTTGGTACTAAAAAGTTGAAGAGAGACGCGGCGCCTACGATCTTCAGTCAAGAGCATTTGCAAACGTCAGGTAAGCCAATCGCGTTAAAAAACTGGAGAATGTTTAGTCCGTCTTCATTGTTTTCTGCATTACCCATAATTACTTCTCAGCCTTTCAATAACCTGAAACATGTCGTCTTGCATATAGGTGTTGTGCACTGTTTGTGTATAGCTAATGGCTTTTCTTTGGTATaattgatgcttttttttttttcattctccagAATGCAATGATTCAGCCCGCTCATCTTGTGGCCTTGATCTACTACTAACAGCAGCTGCTCTTGTTGATGGTGAGTTGACGGTTAAGCACATCTCACGCCTTTTCCCTCTTCGTTATCATTAATACATGTTTGGATTATGCAGAAGCCAAAGAGACACACTGCCCATCAGCTACGAATGTGCTTCTGACACCAGCTGCTGTTGATGGTGAGTTCTTACTGCATTTATTACTTACCGTAATTACAAACGTGCTTTATGCCTTCATTGATGTTTTATAATTTGCAGGCTATGGAGCCAACAGTGATGCCACTCAAGCAGGGTTCACAAGGTAACGTAGCTAACACACATGCTGCATGTAGTCGAAGCATTGTAACGGCTTGTAAGTTGTATCCATTGGTTTATATATTTTACAATCATGTCTGTAGGGGTGTGCTGCAGATCCACAACATTTTGCTCCGCAGTATGGTGATCAGCACATTGCAAGCATTGAAAGCATTGTCGCTTGGGTTTTGGCATGCATTCTTATTACTGAAAAATTGTAATGCACCTGTGCGTATTGTAAATGCTTCAAGTAGTGTTGATGCTTGTTTGCCAAAATGCGATGTAACAGAGATGATGGTCTTCTTCAATTTGTCTTTATCTTTTTTAGGTCACACTGCCACTGATTCAGCACCATCGGATCTTCCAGAAGGTAATGGCAGTGACATGTTGCTTTGAAATTTCACATAACTTATTGTTGATCTCATGTTGCAGATGCACCTTCAGGTTCCGAATGTGACGCACTGCCAGCTTGTTCAACAGCTTGTTCAGCAGGTGAGTGCTACTTTTCATGATTTGTATAGGCATGTGTCTGCCAGATGAGTTTGTTGGTTCCAACTATCATATGTGCGCAGGTGTGGAAACCACCCATGAATTGAGCTGCCAGCCATTTCAAGCTTTGACGGTGCCTGTTGAGTGTGAGTGAAATTTCTGTTTAGTATCATATACATTTTTTAATTTTAGTCACTGGCCATCCCTTATTGCCTGCGCTGCAACTGTGCTAATTTAAAGCTTTGGTGACTGTACCGGTCTTCAGTACTACTAATAAGATTATCCGTCATTTACAGCTCAGCAGAACTTTTGTGCTGCCTGTGGAGGATTTCTGTCTGCTGAGGGCACAGCTGATGTCACCGGTAAGTGTTCAGTGCTACTGTTCTCACACACTATGCAAAATACACTTGAGTGTGACACATTGCCGCCTACAGGAAATTACGTCCACGCTCATAACAGATTGATATATTGGTGCATTTAATAGTGCGGATGCGCTCCAAGTACTGGTgccctgttttgttttttttgctggtGTGCTCATTCTTGTAAAGCGAGAGTAGTCGCACCCAACGTAAGTTTATTGGAGGAACATGTAAGCTGTGTTTTGTGTACAGTAATGCATAGCACACTGCGCAACATCATCACACTATCACTTGTGACACGCAATCAGCTGCCGCCTTGTAGCAACTCTgtcaaaaaaagcaacaacactAAAACCATGGCACTCTCCCCACTTTGTTTGAAATAGCCACCGCCATTGATAAACCTACGTCATAACCGAGAGTACGTGCCATATATTCGTGTCTTTACTCATTACTAACTATTGGCATAGCTAGGAGGTGGTACAACGGACacttgctgctcccaaaatgtcTTTCTGCCTTCACACGCAGAGTACAAAGTGAGACGCGACCACACTTGACTGTCCTGCCCCTATTTCGAATCAAGGACACGACCCCACCAAAAAAATAGTTGAGCTGCATGCATTGCGGGTTCTGCGCAGCTCCATTTGTCCCTCTTCATTGAGCAACAGTGTCAGCTTATGCTGTTTGTTAAAACCACTGTTGTGTTCTCAAAAAGTTACGCTTACACTTTTCTGCTGAATAATATGGAGTGGcactgatttttttgtttctttaaatcCTTATGGTTCTCCCTCACATGCTAGTCTGGGTTAAATAGTGAAATTTTCAAACTCTTGTCACTTCCTGCTCAATCTGTGCTTTGCAGGCTCCAGTTCAAGTAGTTGGGATGCTGATCAAGCAGTAGTAGCTGCCCTTCACAAAAGAATAGCTACATTGGAAGAGTGCTTGAACAACATGAAGCGGAAAGTTGCTACACTGCAACAACAGAAAAGCAGAGCAAACCGTAGAAACCATGAACTCTCACGCGAAACATCAAGAAGTACCTATCACCAGATCAACAGCAAGGCATGTGGACTTCCAGTATGCGTTCAGTCTTCATATATTCAGTCTTCATATATGTTTTATTTGTTGGGTTGCACATTCAGCTGCTAGAGAGAGATGCTAAAAAGCACTATGCATGCGCGAACGCTACCTTTTTTTGTATTCTTCAGATAGTATTTCGTTTGTTTACCGCCTCTCTTACGTAATACTTCTATGGGCTCTATTGCCTCCTCagcagcgctttcttttttttcgaatatgAGCGAACTCACCCAGTTTTACACTAGTTTACATATCAATATACCTTCTAAGCGGACTGTAACAAGCCACGTCTGTCAATATACGCACACGATGTGCAGTAGTTGTTTAAATTACTTTACATCGAATAATGCGAGCAGCATATAACCTCACAGACCGAAGAAAGAATCAGCATGACCATGTGACCTGATTTTGTCAGCACTTGCCAGTAGTATAACATGGCCTAACTCGCTCACGCAGTCGCTTCATGCAATTGACGGTGAACTCAAACTGGTCGGCCCCGCACCGACAACGTATATCTGAGTCTTTCCTTAGGCTGCACACAGCGCTGTATTAAATATTGCTGCGGCGACCTTTTTAAGCTTTCGGTACCGATGGTCCAAGAAGAGCGTGCCAAAGTCATAGTTGCTTTCGTAGTTTTTTCTACAGTAGAAAGGTTGGCTTCTTCGCACAAAACGCTTGCTTTGAAAACGTAGAATGATCCATTGCCTGTTTTGCGAGGGGTAGCTAGCTTTCTATTCCTTCGAATCGACGAACGAACGAGTAATGTCACCACACTAACGATACAAAGAACTGTTCAGCGACGAATGAAATGCAAAGGAAGTGTACCGAATACGAAATACTGGCAACGCCGCACACACGCTGGGGCAGCGATGAAGAATCTCGGAACGATGGCCGCCGTAGACTTTGCTTCTGTGAAGCGAGCGCGCCCTCCCCGAACAGACGCCACTGGCGTACCCTTTCAGCATACCCGAggcacggccgctcgatgaaaaacgcacggcgcagcagtgcccgagttgcccaagcgtctggcacatccagtgcgcccgcgtgctttcgcattcgtagtttcctggtggacactctagaggcgctgctgtggctactgggagaggaggtagaggcgaaggggtgcggttggcgctactttagtttatttttcagggactttaatCCGCACCGGTTGCTGGCGGCCAAAACATGGGtcgccgcactttttttttttttcgtctgctcaCGTGACGCTGGGTGAATa encodes:
- the LOC119165524 gene encoding uncharacterized protein LOC119165524 isoform X2, with product MPSLMFYNLQAMEPTVMPLKQGSQGHTATDSAPSDLPEDAPSGSECDALPACSTACSAGVETTHELSCQPFQALTVPVESQQNFCAACGGFLSAEGTADVTGSSSSSWDADQAVVAALHKRIATLEECLNNMKRKVATLQQQKSRANRRNHELSRETSRSTYHQINSKACGLPVCVQSSYIQSSYMFYLLGCTFSC
- the LOC119165524 gene encoding uncharacterized protein LOC119165524 isoform X3: MAMEPTVMPLKQGSQGHTATDSAPSDLPEDAPSGSECDALPACSTACSAGVETTHELSCQPFQALTVPVESQQNFCAACGGFLSAEGTADVTGSSSSSWDADQAVVAALHKRIATLEECLNNMKRKVATLQQQKSRANRRNHELSRETSRSTYHQINSKACGLPVCVQSSYIQSSYMFYLLGCTFSC
- the LOC119165524 gene encoding uncharacterized protein LOC119165524 isoform X1, with the translated sequence MVISTLQALKALSLGFWHAFLLLKNCNAPVRIVNASSSVDACLPKCDVTEMMVFFNLSLSFLGHTATDSAPSDLPEDAPSGSECDALPACSTACSAGVETTHELSCQPFQALTVPVESQQNFCAACGGFLSAEGTADVTGSSSSSWDADQAVVAALHKRIATLEECLNNMKRKVATLQQQKSRANRRNHELSRETSRSTYHQINSKACGLPVCVQSSYIQSSYMFYLLGCTFSC